Proteins encoded together in one Lathyrus oleraceus cultivar Zhongwan6 chromosome 5, CAAS_Psat_ZW6_1.0, whole genome shotgun sequence window:
- the LOC127080172 gene encoding uncharacterized protein LOC127080172, with protein MKALQSRQKSYHDKRKKKLELQEGDHVFLRVTPVTGVGRALKSKKLTPCLIGSFQILQRVGEVAYRVALPPYLLTLHDVFHLYQLRKYIPDPSHLIQLDYVQVRENLIVETLVLRIKDHEVKSLQGKEIALVKVVWEGPVGGSVTWELESRMREFYLELFSSGNFRGQKFIK; from the coding sequence ATGAAAGCTTTGCAAAGTCGTCAAAAGAGCTATCATGACAAGAGGAAGAAAAAACTTGAGTTacaagagggagatcacgtgttcTTAAGGGTTACTCCGGTAACTGGCGTTGGTCGCGCGTTGAAGTCTAAGAAACTTACGCCATGTTTAATTGGTTCATTTCAGATTCTTCAGAGAGTAGGAGAGGTGGCCTACCGAGTGGCGTTGCCGCCATATCTTTTGActcttcatgatgtgtttcatttGTATCAGCTGAGGAagtacattcctgatccgtctCATTTGATCCAGTTGGATTATGTTCAAGTTAGAGAGAACTTGATAGTGGAGACTTTGGTGTTGAGAATTAAGGATCATGAGGTAAAGAGCTTGCAAGGCAAGGAGATCGCTttagtgaaagttgtttgggaaGGTCCTGTTGGTGGTAGTGTGACGTGGGAGCTCGAGAGTAGGATGAGAGAGTTTTATCTAGAGCTTTTCTCGtcaggtaattttcgagggcaAAAATTCATTAAGTGA